One genomic window of Syngnathus acus chromosome 11, fSynAcu1.2, whole genome shotgun sequence includes the following:
- the LOC119130310 gene encoding serine/threonine-protein kinase SBK2-like produces MTAATQLLDDMCHLTAQSLISLETSEHFKLVKLLGEGSYGKVMLAVHNKSGSPMALKFFPRASTGLCSFLREYNLSLRFCTHPSLSRALGIAYTTPSHYVFAQQPGLFGDLFDFIIPEVGLEEDRCQRVVSQLCGALSHLHSLGLVHRDVKPENVFLCDAACNWVKLGDFGMVKTRGTKVQEVWYRSPYCTPEAEVARGCKDDDADQPLKPGDEKKEKEQRPRVWTSVEPGVDSWALGVLTFATLTGTHPWSHTSSDCAAYLKYLRWFGKAKSLEDQLDVWAEPQCRVPAGTKKGPLVAPQFTCFTPLARSFFRLLLDPNPPDRGRPEDALGYLGGTWMTAWERRRLEEQRKKSRGRGALNKVKEKEGRGQR; encoded by the exons ATGACG gCGGCCACCCAGCTTCTGGATGACATGTGCCACCTGACGGCGCAGTCGCTCATCAGTTTGGAGACGTCGGAACACTTTAAGTTGGTCAAGTTGTTAGGTGAAGGGTCCTACGGGAAGGTCATGTTGGCCGTACACAACAAGAGCG GAAGTCCGATGGCGCTCAAGTTCTTCCCCCGCGCGAGCACGGGCCTGTGCTCGTTCTTGCGCGAGTACAACTTGTCTTTGAGGTTCTGCACGCACCCGTCGCTCAGTCGAGCTCTGGGGATCGCCTACACCACGCCGTCACACTACGTCTTTGCCCAGCAGCCCGGACTCTTTGGCGACCTCTTCGATTTCATCATCCCTGAG GTGGGTCTGGAGGAGGACCGTTGCCAGCGGGTGGTGTCGCAGCTGTGCGGCGCCCTGTCCCACCTTCACTCACTGGGCTTGGTTCACAGAGATGTCAAACCCGAGAACGTGTTCCTGTGCGACGCCGCCTGCAACTGGGTCAAGCTAGGAGACTTCGGGATG GTGAAGACACGAGGGACCAAAGTCCAGGAGGTGTGGTACCGGTCGCCCTACTGCACCCCCGAAGCCGAGGTGGCGCGAGGCTGCAAGGACGATGACGCCGACCAGCCTTTGAAGCCGGGGGACGAGAAGAAGGAAAAGGAGCAGCGCCCGCGGGTCTGGACCTCGGTGGAGCCCGGCGTGGACAGCTGGGCCTTGGGGGTCCTCACCTTCGCCACACTGACCGGCACTCACCCTTGGTCCCACACGTCCTCCGACTGCGCCGCCTACCTCAAGTACCTGCGCTGGTTCGGCAAGGCCAAAAGTTTAGAGGACCAACTGGACGTGTGGGCCGAGCCACAGTGCCGGGTCCCGGCCGGCACCAAGAAGGGCCCCCTCGTGGCGCCCCAGTTCACATGCTTCACCCCGCTGGCCCGATCCTTCTTCCGCCTGCTGCTGGACCCCAACCCGCCGGACCGAGGGCGGCCCGAGGATGCGCTGGGCTACCTGGGAGGCACCTGGATGACCGCCTGGGAGAGGCGACGCCTGGAGGagcaaaggaagaaaagcCGAGGGAGGGGAGCCCTCAACAAGGTCAAGGAGAAGGAGGGCCGGGGACAGAGGTGA
- the LOC119130204 gene encoding protein MTSS 1-like isoform X2: protein MESMERECSALGGLFQNVIADMKAGYPVWEDFVGKAGKLQSQLRTTVLALAAFLDAFQKVADMATGSRGATRDIGSALTRMCMRHRSIEAKLRQFSTLFVDCLTNPLQEQMEDWKRVTNTLDKDHAKEYKKARQEIKKRSSDTLKLQKKAKKADVFGRGDIQPQLDNAKQEVSDKYFLLEEAEKQAVRRAMVEERSRFCCLVAMFRPVVEEEMSMLGELSHLQTLTEDLKMLTMDPHKLPPSSEQVIADLKASECTWSYQTPPSSPSTTSRKSSMCSLNSVNSSDSRSSGSRCHSPGSHFRYRASSSSSSSSALPQQTPARLSSVSSHDSGFISQDASQSKSPSPMPAVKEDREAQVELAKALARSLHLDFHGSSRDSVQGSSGYSSQTVTPCCSEDAGPTQERDYFSTDHEGEEPTAESPGVPRPSDISQSCRRSLRSKRGTSARVVPSPSAVVPPGVATIRRTPSSKASLRRPSSSLASGPIPIKPPVVPVKTPTVPDHPGGRSSEDGHSPRTPPGVPVSPGSGVSLWPQSDVSRVSEPERRPLPELLEETEHGDGVDDFLVAIRRGVTLKRTSTDDRSAPRIH from the exons ATGGAAAGCATGGAGAGGGAGTGCAGCGCGCTGGGCGGCCTCTTCCAGAACGTCATCGCGGACATGAAG GCCGGTTATCCCGTGTGGGAAGACTTTGTCGGCAAAGCTGGAAAACTGCAGTCGCAGCTCAG GACGACGGTGTTGGCGTTGGCGGCCTTCCTGGATGCCTTTCAGAAGGTGGCCGACATGGCGACCGGCAGCCGAG GGGCGACGAGGGACATCGGCTCAGCTCTCACCAGGATGTGCATGAGGCACCGCAGCATCGAGGCAAAGCTCAGGCAGTTCTCCAC gttGTTTGTGGATTGCCTGACCAACCCActccaggagcagatggaagACTGGAAGAGAGTCACCAACACGCTAGACAAGGACCACGCCAAag AGTACAAGAAAGCCCGCCAGGAGATCAAGAAGCGCTCTTCGGACACACTGAAGCTGCAGAAGAAAGCCAAGAAAG CCGACGTCTTTG GGCGCGGAGACATCCAGCCGCAGTTGGACAACGCCAAGCAGGAAGTGAGCGACAAGTACTTCCTGCTGGAGGAGGCCGAGAAGCAGGCGGTGCGGAGAGCCATGGTGGAGGAGAGGAGCCGCTTCTGCTGCCTGGTGGCCATGTTCAGACCCGTCGTG gaggaggagatgtCCATGCTGGGCGAGCTCAGCCATCTTCAGACGCTGACGGAGGACCTGAAGATGTTGACCATGGACCCTCACAAGTTGCCACCCTCCAGTGAACAA GTGATTGCGGACCTGAAGGCGTCTGAGTGCACCTGGTCCTATCAGACTCCGCCCTCATCTCCAAGCACCACGTCCAGGAAGTCCAGCATGTGCAG CCTGAACAGCGTGAACAGCAGCGACTCTCGCTCTAGCGGCTCGCGCTGCCACTCGCCCGGCTCGCATTTCCGCTACCGTGCCTCATCCTCATCTTCGTCCTCGTCGGCCCTCCCGCAGCAGACGCCGGCCCGCCTCTCGTCGGTGTCCTCCCACGACTCGGGCTTCATCTCGCAGGACGCCTCCCAGTCCAAGTCGCCGTCCCCTATGCCCGCCGTCAAGGAGGACAGAGAGGCCCAGGTAGAGCTGGCTAAGGCGCTGGCCCGCAGTCTCCACTTGGACTTCCACGGCTCCAGCAGGGACTCGGTGCAGGGCTCCAGCGGCTACAGTAGTCAAACCGTCACGCCGTGTTGCTCTGAGGATGCTGGCCCCACGCAAG AGCGCGACTATTTCTCCACGGATCACGAAGGGGAGGAACCGACTGCCGAGTCGCCCGGCGTCCCGCGCCCCAGCGACATCTCTCAGTCCTGCCGCCGATCGCTGCGGTCCAAGCGCGGTACGTCAGCCCGCGTGGTCCCCAGCCCCTCCGCGGTGGTCCCGCCGGGGGTGGCCACCATTCGCCGGACACCGTCCTCCAAGGCCAGCCTGCGGCGCCCGTCGAGCAGCCTCGCTTCGGGCCCCATCCCCATCAAGCCGCCCGTGGTCCCCGTCAAGACGCCCACCGTACCGGACCACCCCGGGGGGAGGTCGTCGGAGGACGGGCACAGCCCTCGGACCCCCCCAGGCGTACCTGTCTCACCAGGGAGCGGCGTAAGCCTTTGGCCTCAGTCAGATGTAAGCCGGGTGTCCGAGCCGGAGCGACGTCCTTTGCCCGAGCTGCTGGAGGAGACGGAACACGGCGACGGCGTGGACGACTTCCTTGTGGCCATCCGGCGTGGCGTCACGCTGAAGAGGACCAGCACCGACGACCGATCGGCACCCAGGATCCACTGA
- the rnf139 gene encoding E3 ubiquitin-protein ligase RNF139: MASTQGRLGQQALAVLDVALRVPCIFMIDAIFNSYYEPGPGWASTVGSVLFRVVGVLVSGVVLLLSQKALFKFYTLFLAVVLGAAAVLVNYHATSHVDFYGAYSKVALGLRPQARSGPALWLGLATVQLAFGVGYVFLLGLRSSLAALVVLDVMVPVWGLMMDLPPDVRRLVAVFSGAALALNTAACLALRLRWFYYSCRYVFLLVRHMYRMYGLQLLLKDTWKRIRFPDVLRVFWLTRVTAQALILVYVVQAVRRESGDATGGYADRSSDPRGYLLSWDVLWDVSSNLIISGCDSTLTILGMSAVISSAAHYLGLSILTFIGSTEEEDKRLGFVAPVLFFILALQTGLSSLDPEERLVRLSRNMCLLLTAILHFIQGMTDPVLMSLSASHVSSFRRHFPVLLVSAALFVLPVVLSRALWRHYIINTWLFAVTAFCVELCLKVLVSLTVYGLFMADGLSDALWEKLDDYVYYVRSGGNVIEFLFGVVMFGNGAYTMMFESGSKIRACMMCLHAYFNIYLQARNGWKTFINRRTAVKKINSLPELRGERLRRIEDVCAICYQDFATSARITPCHHYFHALCLRKWLYIQDTCPMCHQRVNVDDAQHRDAFSNNNGGYAAAPPEAPAAPPPGQNPPAEARPVNGPAAAAAAAGAATAGLDLELLEDNDSIEYDNDDWGVQNGGTPVEEEYLNDDTDTTDD, translated from the exons ATGGCGTCCACTCAAGGCCGGCTAGGCCAGCAGGCCTTGGCGGTGCTCGATGTGGCTCTGCGGGTACCCTGCATCTTCATGATCGATGCCATCTTCAACTCGTATTACGAGCCCGGGCCGGGATGGGCCTCTACCGTTGGGAGCGTCTTGTTCCGAGTCGTGG GCGTGCTGGTCTCCGGtgttgtgctgctgctgtcccAGAAGGCCTTGTTCAAATTCTACACCCTCTTCCTGGCGGTGGTCCTGGGCGCGGCCGCCGTCCTGGTCAACTACCACGCCACCTCGCACGTGGACTTTTACGGCGCCTACTCCAAAGTGGCGCTGGGCCTGCGTCCACAGGCCCGCAGCGGGCCGGCGCTGTGGCTGGGCCTGGCCACTGTGCAGCTGGCGTTCGGCGTGGGTTACGTCTTCCTCTTGGGCCTGCGCTCGTCACTGGCCGCCCTTGTGGTCCTGGATGTGATGGTGCCCGTGTGGGGGCTGATGATGGACCTGCCCCCGGACGTGCGGCGGCTGGTGGCCGTCTTCTCGGGCGCCGCCCTGGCCCTCAACACGGCCGCCTGCCTGGCCCTGCGCCTCAGATGGTTCTACTACTCGTGTCGCTACGTCTTCCTGCTGGTGCGACACATGTACCGCATGTACGGCCTGCAGCTACTCCTGAAGGACACCTGGAAGAGGATCCGCTTCCCGGATGTGTTGCGGGTCTTCTGGTTGACCCGCGTCACGGCCCAGGCACTCATCCTGGTCTACGTGGTTCAGGCGGTGCGGAGGGAAAGCGGCGACGCCACCGGCGGCTACGCCGACCGCAGCTCCGACCCGCGG GGTTACCTCCTGAGCTGGGACGTGTTGTGGGACGTGAGCAGCAACCTGATCATCTCCGGCTGCGACTCTACCCTCACCATCCTGGGCATGAGCGCCGTTATCTCGTCGGCGGCGCATTACCTGGGCCTCAGCATCCTCACCTTCATCG GTTcaacggaggaggaggataaaCGTTTGGGCTTCGTGGCGCCGGTGCTGTTCTTCATCCTGGCCCTGCAGACCGGACTCAGCAGTCTGGACCCCGAGGAGCGCCTG GTGCGTCTGAGCCGCAACATGTGCCTCCTGCTGACGGCCATCCTGCACTTCATCCAAGGGATGACGGACCCGGTGCTGATGTCGCTCAGCGCCTCGCACGTCTCCTCCTTCCGCCGCCACTTTCCCGTGCTGCTGGTGTCGGCGGCGCTCTTTGTGCTGCCCGTTGTGCTCAGCCGCGCCCTGTGGCGCCACTACATCATCAACACCTGGCTCTTTGCCGTCACGGCCTTCTGCGTGGAGCTCTGCCTCAAG GTGCTGGTGTCGCTGACCGTCTACGGACTGTTCATGGCGGACGGCTTGTCAGACGCGCTGTGGGAGAAGCTGGACGACTACGTGTACTACGTGCGCTCGGGCGGCAACGTCATCGAGTTCCTCTTTGGCGTGGTGATGTTCGGCAACGGCGCCTACACCATGATGTTCGAGTCGGGCAGCAAGATCCGTGCCTGCATGATGTGCCTGCACGCCTACTTCAACATCTACCTGCAGGCGCGCAACGGCTGGAAGACCTTCATCAACCGCCGCACGGCCGTCAAGAAGATTAACTCGCTGCCCGAGCTGCGTGGCGAGCGCCTGCGCCGCATCGAGGACGTCTGTGCCATCTGCTACCAGGACTTTGCCACCTCAGCACGCATCACGCCATGCCACCACTACTTCCACGCTCTGTGCCTGCGCAAGTGGCTCTACATCCAGGACACCTGCCCCATGTGCCACCAGAGGGTCAACGTGGACGACGCCCAGCACAGGGACGCCTTCTCTAATAATAATGGGGGCTACGCGGCAGCGCCGCCAGAGGCCCCAGCCGCGCCACCCCCGGGACAGAACCCACCAGCCGAGGCGCGGCCCGTCAACGGGCCGGCAGCAGCCGCTGCGGCGGCGGGCGCAGCAACGGCGGGACTGGACCTCGAGCTGTTAGAGGACAACGACAGCATAGAGTACGACAATGATGACTGGGGTGTGCAAAACGGCGGCACGCCTGTGGAGGAAGAGTATTTGAACGACGACACCGACACCACGGACGACTGA
- the LOC119130204 gene encoding protein MTSS 1-like isoform X1, which translates to MESMERECSALGGLFQNVIADMKAGYPVWEDFVGKAGKLQSQLRTTVLALAAFLDAFQKVADMATGSRGATRDIGSALTRMCMRHRSIEAKLRQFSTLFVDCLTNPLQEQMEDWKRVTNTLDKDHAKEYKKARQEIKKRSSDTLKLQKKAKKADVFGRGDIQPQLDNAKQEVSDKYFLLEEAEKQAVRRAMVEERSRFCCLVAMFRPVVEEEMSMLGELSHLQTLTEDLKMLTMDPHKLPPSSEQVIADLKASECTWSYQTPPSSPSTTSRKSSMCSSLNSVNSSDSRSSGSRCHSPGSHFRYRASSSSSSSSALPQQTPARLSSVSSHDSGFISQDASQSKSPSPMPAVKEDREAQVELAKALARSLHLDFHGSSRDSVQGSSGYSSQTVTPCCSEDAGPTQERDYFSTDHEGEEPTAESPGVPRPSDISQSCRRSLRSKRGTSARVVPSPSAVVPPGVATIRRTPSSKASLRRPSSSLASGPIPIKPPVVPVKTPTVPDHPGGRSSEDGHSPRTPPGVPVSPGSGVSLWPQSDVSRVSEPERRPLPELLEETEHGDGVDDFLVAIRRGVTLKRTSTDDRSAPRIH; encoded by the exons ATGGAAAGCATGGAGAGGGAGTGCAGCGCGCTGGGCGGCCTCTTCCAGAACGTCATCGCGGACATGAAG GCCGGTTATCCCGTGTGGGAAGACTTTGTCGGCAAAGCTGGAAAACTGCAGTCGCAGCTCAG GACGACGGTGTTGGCGTTGGCGGCCTTCCTGGATGCCTTTCAGAAGGTGGCCGACATGGCGACCGGCAGCCGAG GGGCGACGAGGGACATCGGCTCAGCTCTCACCAGGATGTGCATGAGGCACCGCAGCATCGAGGCAAAGCTCAGGCAGTTCTCCAC gttGTTTGTGGATTGCCTGACCAACCCActccaggagcagatggaagACTGGAAGAGAGTCACCAACACGCTAGACAAGGACCACGCCAAag AGTACAAGAAAGCCCGCCAGGAGATCAAGAAGCGCTCTTCGGACACACTGAAGCTGCAGAAGAAAGCCAAGAAAG CCGACGTCTTTG GGCGCGGAGACATCCAGCCGCAGTTGGACAACGCCAAGCAGGAAGTGAGCGACAAGTACTTCCTGCTGGAGGAGGCCGAGAAGCAGGCGGTGCGGAGAGCCATGGTGGAGGAGAGGAGCCGCTTCTGCTGCCTGGTGGCCATGTTCAGACCCGTCGTG gaggaggagatgtCCATGCTGGGCGAGCTCAGCCATCTTCAGACGCTGACGGAGGACCTGAAGATGTTGACCATGGACCCTCACAAGTTGCCACCCTCCAGTGAACAA GTGATTGCGGACCTGAAGGCGTCTGAGTGCACCTGGTCCTATCAGACTCCGCCCTCATCTCCAAGCACCACGTCCAGGAAGTCCAGCATGTGCAG CAGCCTGAACAGCGTGAACAGCAGCGACTCTCGCTCTAGCGGCTCGCGCTGCCACTCGCCCGGCTCGCATTTCCGCTACCGTGCCTCATCCTCATCTTCGTCCTCGTCGGCCCTCCCGCAGCAGACGCCGGCCCGCCTCTCGTCGGTGTCCTCCCACGACTCGGGCTTCATCTCGCAGGACGCCTCCCAGTCCAAGTCGCCGTCCCCTATGCCCGCCGTCAAGGAGGACAGAGAGGCCCAGGTAGAGCTGGCTAAGGCGCTGGCCCGCAGTCTCCACTTGGACTTCCACGGCTCCAGCAGGGACTCGGTGCAGGGCTCCAGCGGCTACAGTAGTCAAACCGTCACGCCGTGTTGCTCTGAGGATGCTGGCCCCACGCAAG AGCGCGACTATTTCTCCACGGATCACGAAGGGGAGGAACCGACTGCCGAGTCGCCCGGCGTCCCGCGCCCCAGCGACATCTCTCAGTCCTGCCGCCGATCGCTGCGGTCCAAGCGCGGTACGTCAGCCCGCGTGGTCCCCAGCCCCTCCGCGGTGGTCCCGCCGGGGGTGGCCACCATTCGCCGGACACCGTCCTCCAAGGCCAGCCTGCGGCGCCCGTCGAGCAGCCTCGCTTCGGGCCCCATCCCCATCAAGCCGCCCGTGGTCCCCGTCAAGACGCCCACCGTACCGGACCACCCCGGGGGGAGGTCGTCGGAGGACGGGCACAGCCCTCGGACCCCCCCAGGCGTACCTGTCTCACCAGGGAGCGGCGTAAGCCTTTGGCCTCAGTCAGATGTAAGCCGGGTGTCCGAGCCGGAGCGACGTCCTTTGCCCGAGCTGCTGGAGGAGACGGAACACGGCGACGGCGTGGACGACTTCCTTGTGGCCATCCGGCGTGGCGTCACGCTGAAGAGGACCAGCACCGACGACCGATCGGCACCCAGGATCCACTGA
- the LOC119130247 gene encoding E3 ubiquitin-protein ligase MYLIP-A-like, with protein MLCHVTRPDSVVMEVQVDAKAKGEDCLNKVCRTLGIIEVDYFGLQLTGSKGENLWMNLRNRICQQVDNATPCRLRLRVKFFVEPHLILQEQTRHIFFTHVKEDLHNGHLRMGSEQAEELSAMLAQAEFGDYNQNTAHYWYSELCGEEPSPTIVNSMVCRHKALKGLSQASVEYQALQLVSSLEHYGVEWHWARDASGQRLAIGVGPEGIAVSKEDFSLIDRVSYPVIQIATQSGKTVYLTVTKDNNESVVLMFKLISNRAASGLYRAITETHAFYRCDTVTDAVMMQYSRDFKGHLASLFLNENINLGKKYVFDIRRTSKEVYDHARRALYNAGVGDLMSCTGGRRSPPSRSPSRQDVSDDDDDCGSCRQSRQLQERLHKLQEALLCMLCCEEQINAAFCPCGHLVCCRTCADQLQLCPVCRSEVEHVQHVYLPTCSSLLNLAMAEQRADRIPVSICRDPHDCGGDDYHKVFTHT; from the exons ATGCTTTGCCACGTGACCCGTCCGGACTCGGTTGTGATGGAAGTGCAAGTTGACGCCAAGGCCAAAGGAGAAGATTGCTTGAATAAG GTTTGCAGGACGTTGGGCATCATCGAGGTGGACTACTTTGGATTGCAGTTGACGGGCAGCAAAGGCGAGAACCTGTGGATGAACCTGCGCAATCGCATCTGCCAGCAGGTGGATAACGCCACGCCGTGCCGACTGAGGCTGCGCGTCAAGTTCTTCGTCGAGCCTCATCTCATTCTGCAGGAACAGACCAG ACACATCTTCTTCACGCACGTGAAAGAGGACCTGCACAACGGCCACTTGCGCATGGGTTCCGAGCAGGCCGAGGAACTGAGCGCCATGCTGGCCCAGGCCGAGTTCGGCGACTACAACCAGAACACGGCTCACTACTGGTACTCAGAGCTCTGCGGCGAGGAACCCAGTCCCACCATTGTCAACAG CATGGTGTGCAGACACAAGGCCCTGAAGGGCCTGAGCCAGGCCTCGGTGGAGTACCAAGCCCTGCAGCTGGTCTCCTCGCTGGAGCACTACGGCGTGGAGTGGCACTGGGCCCGCGACGCCAGTGGCCAGCGCCTGGCTATCGGCGTGGGACCCGAAGGCATCGCCGTGTCCAAGGAGGACTTCAGCCTCATCGACCG AGTTAGCTATCCCGTCATTCAGATCGCCACGCAGTCGGGCAAGACGGTGTACCTGACGGTCACCAAGGACAACAATGAAAGCGTGGTGCTCATGTTCAAGCTGATCAGCAACCGGGCAGCCAGCGGCCTGTACCGCGCCATCACCGAGACGCACGCCTTCTACCG GTGCGACACGGTGACCGACGCTGTGATGATGCAGTACAGCCGTGACTTCAAAGGCCACCTTGCCTCCCTCTTCCTCAACGAGAACATCAACCTGGGCAAGAAGTACGTCTTTGACATCCGCCGCACCTCCAAGGAAGTCTACGACCACGCTCGCCGCGCCCTCTACAATGCCGGCGTGGGAGATTTAATGTCCTGCACCGGGGGCCGACGGTCACCGCCCTCACGCTCGCCCAGCCGCCAGGATGTCtcggacgacgacgacgactgCGGAAGCTGCCGTCAGAGCCGGCAGCTGCAGGAGCGGCTTCACAAACTGCAGGAGGCGCTGTTGTGCATGCTGTGCTGCGAGGAGCAGATCAACGCCGCTTTCTGCCCTTGCGGGCACCTGGTGTGCTGCCGAACGTGCGCCGACCAGCTGCAG CTGTGTCCGGTGTGCCGCTCCGAGGTGGAGCACGTGCAGCACGTCTACCTGCCCACCTGCAGCAGCCTGCTCAACCTGGCCATGGCCGAGCAGCGGGCCGACCGCATCCCCGTGTCCATCTGCCGTGACCCTCACGACTGCGGCGGGGACGACTACCACAAAGTCTTCACGCACACGTGA